The Streptomyces durmitorensis genome contains the following window.
CAAGGCGATCCGCGCCAACCACGCGCCCGTGTCCGTCGACTGGATCTCCGGCGGCCACGACGGCGGCGACCGCGAGGTCGGGCGGGTCAACGCCCGCGTCGGGTCATGGTTCGACCGCTACTTGAAGGACGACAAGAGCGCGGACACCGGCCCCGCCTTCCGCGTCACGCGCACCGGAGGCATCGACTCCACCGATGGCGCGGCGCAGCTGCGGGGCGCGAGCGGCAACACGTACCCCGGCCTGGAGAGCGGGCAGCGGGACATCGCGCTCAGCGGGCGCGAGCCGCAGCGCGTCGAGAACCCCGCGGGCGCCGCGCCGCCCGCCATCTCCGCGCTCCCGGGCGCGGGCGGCGGCGGGCTCAACCAGCTCTCCTCACTGGGCGTCGGCGTCTCCCTCGACTTCCCCGGCCAGCACGCCGCGTTCCAGTCGGCGCCGCTCAAGGACGACCTGCGGATCACCGGATCGCCGAAGGTGCGGGTGCACGTCAAGTCCGACAGCGAGGACGCCGTGCTCTTCGGGAAGGTGTACGACGTGGGGCCCGGCGGCGGCCAGAAGGTGCTGCCCTCGCAGCTCGTCTCGCCGATCCGGGTGGAGGGCGCGAAGGCGGGCAAGGACGTCACCCTCACCCTGCCCGCCGTCGACCACGACCTTCAGAAGGGCCACCGCCTTCGCCTCGTCCTCGCCTCGACGGACCTGGGCTACGCCTCTCCGGCGCAGCCCGCCACGTACACGGTGTCCGTGAAGAGCGACCTGTCGGTCCCCACGGCGCCCGGCGTGACGACGGCGGCGACGCCGCTGCCCGCCTGGGTGTGGTGGCTCCCGGCGTCCGGAGCGGTGATCGCCGTGCTCCTCCTGCTCACCGCGCGGCGGCGGACGGCGGCCCCCGCGCCGGACCCGGAGCTCGCGGAAGTGCCGCTGACGATCACGGACTTGAGCAAGCGGTACGCCAAGTCGGTGGACCGTTACGCGGTGCGTGACGTCTCCTTCAGCGTCGAGAAGGGGCAGGTGCTCGGTCTCCTGGGCCCGAACGGCGCGGGCAAGACGACGACCCTGCGCATGCTCATGGGCCTCATCCGCCCCGACGAGGGCGAGATCCGCGTCTTCGGGCAGGCGATCAGGCCCGGCGCCCCGGTCCTCTCCCGGGTCGGCGCGTTCGTCGAGGGCGCGGGCTTCCTGCCGCACCTCTCGGGCCGCGAGAACCTGGAGCTGTACTGGAAGGCCACCGGCCGCCCCGCCGAGGACGCCCGCATGGACGAGGCGTTGGAGATCGCCGGGCTCGGCGACGCGCTGGCCCGCGCGGTGCGGACGTACTCGCAGGGCATGCGGCAGCGGCTCGCGATCGCCCAGGCGATGCTCGGCATGCCGGACCTGCTGATCCTCGACGAACCGACGAACGGCCTGGACCCGCCACAGATCCGCGAGATGCGCGAGGTGATGATCCGGTATGCCGAGGGCGGCCGCACGGTCATCGTCTCCAGCCATCTCCTGGCCGAGGTCGAGCAGTCCTGCACGCACCTGGTGGTCATGGACCGCGGCCGGCTGATCCAGGCGGGCCCGGTCTCCGAGATCGTCGGCTCCGGCGACACGCTCCTGGTGGGTCTCGCGGACGACATCGCCGACCCCATGGTCGACAAGGTGGCCGCGCTGCCCGGCGTCGCGTCGGCGGTCCGCGCGGACGGCGGCCTCCTGGTGCGCCTCGACGGCACGGACGGCGCGAGCGCCGCACGGCTCCTTCCCGAACTGGTGCGCCTGGAGCTGCCCGTGGAGTCCATGGGCCCGCACCGCCGCCTTGAGGACGCGTTCTTGACCCTGATCGACGGAGGCACCGCATGAGCGCCACAGCCACGGAGCGGCCGGGCACGGAGCCGGGCACGGAACGCGCCACGGCCCCCGGATACCGCCCCGGCCGCACGCTGCCGCTGCGCGTCGAGGCCGTCCGCCAGCTGAAGCGGCGCCGGACCCTTGTCATGGCCGGGGTGATGGGCCTGCTGCCCTTCGTCCTGGTCCTCGCGTTCACCATCGCCGGGTCTCCGGAGAGCCGCAGCGGCCGGGTGACACTGATGGACACGGCCACGGCGTCGGGCGGCAACTTCGCGGCGACGTGCCTGTTCGTGTCGGCGGGCTTCCTCCTGGTCATCCCCGTCGCACTGTTCTGCGGGGACACGGTCGCATCGGAGGCGAGCTGGTCGTCCCTGCGCTATCTCCTGGCGGCTCCGGTCCCGCGGGCCCGCCTCCTGTGGTCGAAGCTGGCCGTGGCGCTCGGCCTCAGCGCGGCGGCCATGGTGCTGCTCCCGCTGATCGCCCTGGCGGTCGGGACCGTGGCGTACGGCTGGGGCCCGCTCCAGATCCCGACCGGCGGCGCGCTGCCCGCGGGGACGGCGGCGCAGCGCCTGGTGATCGTCGTGGCGTACATCTTCGTCTCCCAACTGGTCACGGCGGCGCTCGCGTTCTGGCTCTCGACCAAGACGGACGCACCGCTGGGAGCGGTGGGCGGCGCGGTGGGCCTGACCATCGTCGGCAACGTCCTGGACGCGGTGACGGCACTGGGCAGCTGGCGCGACTTCCTGCCGGCGCACTGGCAGTTCGCGTGGGCGGACGCGATCCAGCCGAGGATGGAGTGGGGCGGAATGATCCAGGGCTCGGCGGTCTCGGTGACGTACGCGCTCGTGCTGTTCGCGTTGGCGTTCAGGGGGTTCGCGCGCAAGGACGTGGTCAGCTGAGGTTCTTGGCGCGGCACCGGCCGAGGTTCCTGCTGCGGCGTCCGTTGCGCGGCTGCGGGGTTTGAGGCCTATCGCGGTGACGCAACCTCATGGGATGGCGGGTACGAGGAGAAGGCCCCAGGCCCTGCCCGGACATCGGGTGCGGGAGGTGCCGCGCCCCGCCGAGCACGACTCGGACCGGTCGTGGCTGCTGGGCGTCGGCGTGGCCGTCGTGAGCGTGACGCTCGTCGTGCTGCTCGTCGTCGTGGCGCCGCGCCATCTGCTGGACTGGGACACTTCCGGAGCCCGTGTCCCGGACCGGGCGAAGGCGATCAACGACATACGGGCCACGCTGCTTCAGGGGCTGGCCGGGCTGGCCCTGCTGGTGGGCGCGTTCTTCACCTGGCGGCAGCTGCAGGTGAGCCGCCATGGGCAGCTCACCGGCCGATTCACCGCCGCGGTCGAGCAGTTGGGCCATTCGAGCGTGGGCGTGCGCATCGGCGCGATCTTCGCGCTGGAGCGAATCGCGGTCGACTCCCGGGACGACCGCGGCGCCGTCGTCGAGGTGCTCTGCCTCTTCGCGCAGCGCAACGCGCTCGCCCTGACGCTCGACGCCCGTCCGTCCCCCCGCGCCATCGCGCACAGCCAAGAAGTCGCCCTGGCACACGCGGGAGAGACCCTGCTGGTCATACGCTCCCCGGACGTGCACGCGGCGGTCACCGTGCTCGGACGCGCGCCGCGACCCAAAGGTCTTGAACTGCGTCTTCAGCGAGTGGACCTACGGCGCACGATGCTCGATTTCGCGAATCTCGAGGACGCGGACCTGCACTATGCCGATCTGACGAACGTGCACCTACGGGGTGCCAATCTGAAGCGGGTCGACCTGTCCGGGACGTGGCTGGTCAGAGCCGTACTCATGGACGCCGACCTGCGGCAGGCCTCCCTGCGGTCCGTACTGCTGTGCTACGCCCGGCTCGACGGCGCCGACCTGCGCGCGACGGACCTCAGCAACGCCGACCTGACGGCGGCGTTCGTCGAGGGCGCGCGATTTGAGTTGGCCGATCTGCGCGGTGCCGTTCTGACGGACACCGACCTGGCCGAGGCCACGCTCACCGGAGCCGTGGCCGACGACACGACGGTCTGGCCCCGCGGATTCGACCCGGCAGCCGCGGGAGTGCTGCCCGCGCACGACGCGCCGCCGCTGCGACCCCTGAGCCTCTTCCCGCAGGACCCGCCCAGCGGGAGTGCGCGCGGCGTTTCGCCGTAGCCGCATCGAGACTCTTCCGCAACGTCCCCGAGCGAGCGATCGGGCCACCTCGCGCGTCACAGTCAGGAAAGCCGACGAGCCGAGGGGGACACACATGGGGACCCGGAAGATACGGCAGGGGTTGCTGGCCGTGGTCATGGCGGGCGGGGTGCTGCTCACCGGGTGCAGCTCCGGTGCCGGTCAGAACACGGACCGGGCCGTCGACGGCAGCGGCAAGGAACGGCGCGGCACCGCGCCGATGCCCGCGCCGCCCGCCCCCGACGGGCGGCGGGAGGGCAGTCAACAGGACGGCAAGGAGCGCGACTTCGCGCCGCCCGCGGACTACCTCTCCACCTTCGCCCTGGACGTGGACACCGCCTCCTACGGCTTCGCCCGCCGCACCCTCGCGGAGGGCAGGCTGCCGGACCCGGCGACCGTACGGCCCGAGGAGTTCGTCAACAGCTTCCGCCAGGACTACCCGCGCCCCGAGGGCGACGGCTTCTCGGTGAACGTGGACGGTGCCCGCACCGACGAGGACGGCTGGTCCCTGATGCGGGTGGGGCTCGCGACCCGCGCGGACGGCTCCGACGGCGAACGCCCGCCCGCCGCCCTCACCTTCGTGATCGACGTCTCCGGTTCGATGGCGGAGCCCGGCCGCCTCGACCTGGTCAAGGAGTCGCTCGGGATCATGACCGACAAGCTGCGCGACGACGACTCCATCGCGCTCGTCACCTTCAGCGACAGCGCCGAGACGGTCCTTCCCATGACCCGCCTCGGTGACCACCGCGGCACGGTGCACTCGGCCATCGACGCCATGGAGCCGACCCAGTCCACCAACCTTGAGGCGGGCATCCGCACGGGGTACGACACGGCGGTGAGCAGCCGGCGCGACGGCTCGACCAACCGCGTCGTGCTCCTCTCCGACGCGCTCGCCAACACCGGCGAGACCAGCGCCGACGGCATCCTGGAGCGCATCTCCGACGCCCGCCGCGAGCACGGCATCACCCTCTTCGGGGTGGGCGTAGGCAGCGACTACGGGGACGCGCTGATGGAGCGCCTCGCCGACAAGGGCGACGGCCACACCACGTACGTGTCGGACAGCGAGGAGGCGCGGAAGGTCTTCTGCGAGCAGCTTCCGGCCAACATCGAGCTGCGCGCCCGCGACGCCAAGGCGCAGGTCGCCTTCGACCCGCAGACCGTCAAGCAGTTCCGGCTCATCGGGTACGAGAACCGCGAGGTCGCCGACGACGACTTCCGCGACGACAGCGTGGACGGCGGCGAGGTCGGGCCGGGACACACCGTGACCGCGCTGTATGCCGTACGGATGAGGCCCGGCGCCAGCGGGCACGTGGCGACCGCCGGCGTCCGCTGGCTCGACCCCGACAGCCGCGACCCGCACGAGGAGTCGAACGAGATCGAGTCGGGCGACCTGGACGGCGGCCTGTGGGACGCGGGCCGCGGGCTGCGGACCGCGGCGGTCGCGGCGTACTTCGCGGACGCGCTGCGGCAGGGGACCTACGCGCAGAGCGAGCCCGGCGACCCGGCGGTGCGGCCCGGCACGGGCACGACGGGCAACGCCCCCGATCCGATGTCCACCTCCACCACCTCCAGCGGGTCCACCGGCTGGCAGCCCCTCCCCGGCGCGCCCTCGCTGGCCGATCTGGCAAGGAGCGCCGAGGAGTTGTCGTCGGGCGATGACACGTCCCTGCGCGACCTCGCGACCGCCGTCCGGCAGGCGGACCGCCTGACCGGCGGATACGGGGACGGCGGAGGCGGGGGAGAGGACGAGGGCGAGATCAGGACGGGCTGAGCGCCTTCGGCTGCCGGTTCGGCTGCCGGGCGCCGCACAGCTCCCGCTCGGCCCGCACCGGATCGTTCGGGAAGCGGAACGACGTCCGCTCCCACACCCCGGTGACGTTGCGCAGGAACCTGCCCGGCGTCATCGGATCCCGCGTCGCCGCCCGCAGCTCGGCGAGCGGCCCGCAGCCGAGCGCCCGGCGTGCGGCGGCGACGCCCGCCGGGTCGAGGCCATCGGGGAGGGGGCCGTGGCCCCGGTCGGCGAAGATCCAGGTGTCGGGCAGCCGCTTGTCGTGGCCCACACGGCCGTCGGCGATGCGCTCGGAGTGGGCGGCCAGCGGGTAGGCGAGGCCGATCGGGTCCAGGGCGGCTCCGTCCAGGGGGACCACCGTGCCGCTGAAGCCGAGGGTGCTGAAGACACCGGTGACGGTGGGGGAGTTGGCGCCGGCCGGGGTCCTCGCGAGGAACAGGCTCGGTGTGCCCGCGCGGTCGGCTTCGCGTACGAGACGGGCGTAGGTGACGTTGCTCGGGTAGCCCGCGAAGTCGTGGTGGAGGGGGTGGGGGGCCGCGTTCTGCCGGACGTACACCCCGCGCTCGTCCGCGACGCCGCCGGGCCCGATCCGCCCCTCGTAGGGAATCCGCAGCAAGCTCGCGCAGGCCACGGCCCAGATCCCGACGCCGACCGCCGCGATGGTCCACGCGCGCGTGAGCGGCACCAGGAAGACCGGCAGGAGCATGAGAAGGAGACCCGGCAGGAACATCCGGCCGTGCATGAAGTCGCCGCCCACCTTGATGACGTAGACCCAGCAGAGGAGCCCCGCGACGACGGGCGCGAGCGCCGGGACCAGGGGAGCGGCGGCCCGTCGCCCCGCCGCCGACGGCAGCAGGGCCGTGAGCAGGAACAGCGCGGGCACCCACAGGAAATAGGGCCCGGCGAAGTCCGCGAGGTAGTCGAAGCCGCGCCCCCACAGGCTCTGCGAGGCCTCCTTGGTCACACCGGGCAGCGGCATCAGCTGCCCGTAGTACCCGACCCGGAAGATCTCGTACGCCACCGGCAGCGCGAGGGCGGCTCCGAGTCCACCGAGAGCGGCCCGCCGCGAGGGCCGCACCATCAGCCACTGGGCGCCGAGGAAGACGGCGGACACGAGCGCCAGGTCGGGCCGGACGAGAGGGCCGAGCCCGATGACCACACACGTGGCGAGCGAGGGCGCCCGCGTAACGAGCAGCAGCCAGGCCCCCGCGATCCAGCACGTGGCGAGGCCGGTCTCCAGGCCGGAGGTGGCGAAGTCCCAGACGGGCGGCAGCGCGAGCAGCACGAGACAGCCGAGGGGCAGGACGGCCCTGTCCGCGTACAGCCGCAGCGCCCCGAGCGAGGCGAGGGCGAACCCGGCGGCGGTGAGCAGCAGCCCGCCGTACATCGCCGCCCTCGCGATGTCGAGGCCCGGCAGCCCCGCGAGCACCAGCAGCCACTGCCAGAGGGTGCCGGTGGAGGACTCGGCGCGCTCGCCCGCGTTGAAGACGGGGCCGTTGCCGGCCAGGATCTGCCGGACCGTGCGGACGTAGATGTGCCCGTCGTCGGACATCCAGCGGCGGTGGAACCCGGCGAAGGCGATGGCGAGGGCCGGGAGCAGACAGAGGACGCCGCGCCGAAGACTTCGTCCGGCGCTGCGTCGGCTGTTGAGCAGCCCGAGGACGGCGTCGGGCTCGCGGAGGGAGAGGTGCGTCGACGTCATGATCTTTTCATCGGCGCGGGTCAGGCGTGGCTTGAGAGCGGTGCCATTCCTGGCCCGGGGCCTTGGGCGCCGTTCATCACCGGCTTCGCCGAGTTCGTCCTCAAACGCCGGACGGGCTTACCCCCCCCTCAGCGAATCTGCCGCCCCGAGATGGCCCTGGCGATCACAAGCCGCTGGATCTCACTCGTCCCCTCGAAGATCGTGTAGATCTTCGCGTCCCGGTACATCCGCTCCACCGGATGCTCCCTGCTGTATCCCGCGCCCCCGAGCACCTGCACCGCCTTCTCGGTCGCCGAAACGGCCAGCTCTCCGGCCCGCAGCTTCGACATCGAGCCCTGCCCCGCGTCGAACGCCTTGTCGTTCCGTGCCATCCACGACGCCTGCCAGATCAGCAGTCGCACCGCCTCGATCTCGGTCCGCAGATCGGCAAGGGCGAAGGCGATGGACTGGTTCTCGATGATGGGGCGGCCGAAGGCGACCCGGGAGCCCGCGTAGTCGAGCGCGTACTCGTACGCGGCCCGCGCGATGCCGAGGGCCTGCGCCCCCACGGTCGGCCTGCTCACCTCGAAGGTCGCCATCGCCGCCTGTCCGCGGCCCCCGGAACCGGCCTTCGTCCCCTCGCGGGCCCGCGCGAGCCGGGCGTCGAGCCGCTCCTTGCCGCCGAGCAGGCAGTGCCCCGGCACGCGTACGTCGTCCAGGAACACATCCGCCGTGTGCGAGGCCCGCAGCCCCAACTTCCTTATCTTCTTGGCTCCTTCGAGGCCTCGCGTGCCGGGCGGCACGATGAACGCCGCCTGCCCCCGCGAGCCGAGCGCCGGGTCGACGGACGCGACGACCACGTGGACGTTGGCGATGCCGCCGTTCGTGATCCATGCCTTCTGGCCGGACAGGGTCCACTCGTCGCGCGCCTCGTCGTACGTCGCGCGCGTCCGCATCGCCGACACGTCCGAGCCCGCCTCGGGCTCGGAGACGCAGAACGCCGCGACCTTGGGCTCGTCCTCGTCGCCGAAGCACTGCGGCACCCACTCGGCGAGCTGGTCGGGCGTGCCCGCGGAGAAGATCCCGGCCACCGCGAGCGACGTGCCGAACAGGGCCATCCCGATGCCCGCGTCGCCCCAGAACAGCTCTTCGTTGGCGATCTGGAGCGAGAGTCCTGTCGGGTCGCCGAACAGGTCGGCCAGGGACTCGAATCCGTACAGGCCGATCTTCGCGGCCTCCTGGATGACGGGCCAGGGAGTCTCCTCGCGCTCGTCCCACTCGGCGGCGGCGGGCCGCACCACGTCGGCGGCGAAGCCGTGCACCCAGCCGCGCAGGTCCCGCTGTTCCTCGGTCAGTTCGAGAGAGAAGGCCACGGTGTGTTCCCTTTCTGAAGCTTTCTGAAGCTTTCTGAAGTCGTTGGACCGGGTCCGTGTCGGGTCAGGCCTTCGGGATGTCGAAGTAGCGGGTGAGACCGGCGGCGAACGCTACGTCGCCCACGATCTTGATCTTGCGCATCATGAACATCGTCACGGGGCTCGCGTTGCCGGACACCAGCTTGAGGAACTCGGCGTCGGCCATGACGAGCGTGACGCGCGGCTCGGCGTCCGAGCGGCCCTCGCGGACGGCGCAGGTGCCCTCCTGGATGTCCGTCTCGTAGACCGCCTCGTCGATGCCCGTGATCTTCCAGCGGATCAGGGCCTTGACCGTGCCCGCGGACTCCGGCTTGAACTGGCGGCCCATGCGGCCGAACACCTCTCCCAGGACGCGGGCGCGCAGCTCGCCGTCCTGGGCGATCTCGGTGATCTCCTTGCCGGACAGACCCTTCACGATCTTCGCGAACTCCTCGGGAGTGACGCTCGCGAAGTCCAGACCGGCCACACCTTCGACGCCGCCGACACCGTCCGCCATGGCAATCTCCTTACTCAACAGTAAACTTACTAAGGGGTAAGGTAGCCCCGAGTCTGGGAGGCTGCAAGGGTGACGGTCAACGGGAGAACTGAGGGACGGCAGGGACGGCGCCGGCGCGTTCCGCGCCAGGAGCGCGAGCAGCAGATCATCGATGTGGCGGTGACGGTCTTCGCCAAGCGCGGCTACCACGCCGCGTCCGTGGACGAGATCGCCGAACTCGCCGGGATCTCCAAGCCGATGGTCTATCTCTACCTGGACTCCAAGGAAGGGCTCTTCCTCGCCTGCCTGCGGCGCGAGGCCGACCGCCTGGTCGCCGCCTTCCAGGGCGCCGCGCGGGCCGGGGGCGGTGCGCCCGAACTGCGCCTGCACGCGGGCCTCTCGGCGTTCTTCGCCTTCGTCGCCGAGCACCGCGACAGCTGGATCGTCCTGCACCGCCAGGCGTCGGAGCTGAGCGAGGCGATCGCGTCCGCCGTCGCCGACGC
Protein-coding sequences here:
- a CDS encoding alpha/beta fold hydrolase; amino-acid sequence: MDLRLPKLPKRRLLAAVAAVALLAGAGTWTAVASDDGPAVHREDRMMRMPGAGGAKIDTSYFTAGDPTAKRPAVLIGHGFGGSKDDLTAQAEGLAEKGYAVLTWSARGFGKSTGKIGLNDPKGEVNDATHLIDWLAKRPEVQLDKKGDPRVGMTGASYGGAISLLTAGYDQRVDSVATQITYWNLSDALFPNGVFKKLWAGLFINTGGGCERFEKRLCEMYNRVAVNGKPDAEARKLLAERSPQAVGDRIKVPALLMQGQTDSLFPLGQADATAKAIRANHAPVSVDWISGGHDGGDREVGRVNARVGSWFDRYLKDDKSADTGPAFRVTRTGGIDSTDGAAQLRGASGNTYPGLESGQRDIALSGREPQRVENPAGAAPPAISALPGAGGGGLNQLSSLGVGVSLDFPGQHAAFQSAPLKDDLRITGSPKVRVHVKSDSEDAVLFGKVYDVGPGGGQKVLPSQLVSPIRVEGAKAGKDVTLTLPAVDHDLQKGHRLRLVLASTDLGYASPAQPATYTVSVKSDLSVPTAPGVTTAATPLPAWVWWLPASGAVIAVLLLLTARRRTAAPAPDPELAEVPLTITDLSKRYAKSVDRYAVRDVSFSVEKGQVLGLLGPNGAGKTTTLRMLMGLIRPDEGEIRVFGQAIRPGAPVLSRVGAFVEGAGFLPHLSGRENLELYWKATGRPAEDARMDEALEIAGLGDALARAVRTYSQGMRQRLAIAQAMLGMPDLLILDEPTNGLDPPQIREMREVMIRYAEGGRTVIVSSHLLAEVEQSCTHLVVMDRGRLIQAGPVSEIVGSGDTLLVGLADDIADPMVDKVAALPGVASAVRADGGLLVRLDGTDGASAARLLPELVRLELPVESMGPHRRLEDAFLTLIDGGTA
- a CDS encoding ABC transporter permease, with product MSATATERPGTEPGTERATAPGYRPGRTLPLRVEAVRQLKRRRTLVMAGVMGLLPFVLVLAFTIAGSPESRSGRVTLMDTATASGGNFAATCLFVSAGFLLVIPVALFCGDTVASEASWSSLRYLLAAPVPRARLLWSKLAVALGLSAAAMVLLPLIALAVGTVAYGWGPLQIPTGGALPAGTAAQRLVIVVAYIFVSQLVTAALAFWLSTKTDAPLGAVGGAVGLTIVGNVLDAVTALGSWRDFLPAHWQFAWADAIQPRMEWGGMIQGSAVSVTYALVLFALAFRGFARKDVVS
- a CDS encoding pentapeptide repeat-containing protein, with product MAGTRRRPQALPGHRVREVPRPAEHDSDRSWLLGVGVAVVSVTLVVLLVVVAPRHLLDWDTSGARVPDRAKAINDIRATLLQGLAGLALLVGAFFTWRQLQVSRHGQLTGRFTAAVEQLGHSSVGVRIGAIFALERIAVDSRDDRGAVVEVLCLFAQRNALALTLDARPSPRAIAHSQEVALAHAGETLLVIRSPDVHAAVTVLGRAPRPKGLELRLQRVDLRRTMLDFANLEDADLHYADLTNVHLRGANLKRVDLSGTWLVRAVLMDADLRQASLRSVLLCYARLDGADLRATDLSNADLTAAFVEGARFELADLRGAVLTDTDLAEATLTGAVADDTTVWPRGFDPAAAGVLPAHDAPPLRPLSLFPQDPPSGSARGVSP
- a CDS encoding vWA domain-containing protein produces the protein MGTRKIRQGLLAVVMAGGVLLTGCSSGAGQNTDRAVDGSGKERRGTAPMPAPPAPDGRREGSQQDGKERDFAPPADYLSTFALDVDTASYGFARRTLAEGRLPDPATVRPEEFVNSFRQDYPRPEGDGFSVNVDGARTDEDGWSLMRVGLATRADGSDGERPPAALTFVIDVSGSMAEPGRLDLVKESLGIMTDKLRDDDSIALVTFSDSAETVLPMTRLGDHRGTVHSAIDAMEPTQSTNLEAGIRTGYDTAVSSRRDGSTNRVVLLSDALANTGETSADGILERISDARREHGITLFGVGVGSDYGDALMERLADKGDGHTTYVSDSEEARKVFCEQLPANIELRARDAKAQVAFDPQTVKQFRLIGYENREVADDDFRDDSVDGGEVGPGHTVTALYAVRMRPGASGHVATAGVRWLDPDSRDPHEESNEIESGDLDGGLWDAGRGLRTAAVAAYFADALRQGTYAQSEPGDPAVRPGTGTTGNAPDPMSTSTTSSGSTGWQPLPGAPSLADLARSAEELSSGDDTSLRDLATAVRQADRLTGGYGDGGGGGEDEGEIRTG
- a CDS encoding acyl-CoA dehydrogenase family protein codes for the protein MAFSLELTEEQRDLRGWVHGFAADVVRPAAAEWDEREETPWPVIQEAAKIGLYGFESLADLFGDPTGLSLQIANEELFWGDAGIGMALFGTSLAVAGIFSAGTPDQLAEWVPQCFGDEDEPKVAAFCVSEPEAGSDVSAMRTRATYDEARDEWTLSGQKAWITNGGIANVHVVVASVDPALGSRGQAAFIVPPGTRGLEGAKKIRKLGLRASHTADVFLDDVRVPGHCLLGGKERLDARLARAREGTKAGSGGRGQAAMATFEVSRPTVGAQALGIARAAYEYALDYAGSRVAFGRPIIENQSIAFALADLRTEIEAVRLLIWQASWMARNDKAFDAGQGSMSKLRAGELAVSATEKAVQVLGGAGYSREHPVERMYRDAKIYTIFEGTSEIQRLVIARAISGRQIR
- a CDS encoding SCP2 sterol-binding domain-containing protein is translated as MADGVGGVEGVAGLDFASVTPEEFAKIVKGLSGKEITEIAQDGELRARVLGEVFGRMGRQFKPESAGTVKALIRWKITGIDEAVYETDIQEGTCAVREGRSDAEPRVTLVMADAEFLKLVSGNASPVTMFMMRKIKIVGDVAFAAGLTRYFDIPKA
- a CDS encoding TetR/AcrR family transcriptional regulator, with translation MTVNGRTEGRQGRRRRVPRQEREQQIIDVAVTVFAKRGYHAASVDEIAELAGISKPMVYLYLDSKEGLFLACLRREADRLVAAFQGAARAGGGAPELRLHAGLSAFFAFVAEHRDSWIVLHRQASELSEAIASAVADARRAVMAQVAGLVWDGIAESEGGTQLDDEDADFVAHALVGAADSLTDWMSGHPGQSPEGVTLRLMNMVWVGMGRVLEGEVWVPSPE